Proteins from one Diorhabda carinulata isolate Delta chromosome 10, icDioCari1.1, whole genome shotgun sequence genomic window:
- the LOC130898417 gene encoding leucine-rich repeats and immunoglobulin-like domains protein 2, whose translation MVTKLLVTVLLSLLALSNCDQIFVSLVRYYGDGEDNITINQIEELKQNVLFDHISAIEIIDQNVPKLPNKVLENVDVTSLRMINDNLEEIEPGAFDESRLNSITITGNKIDVIHGNIFKGKNMYDLVLTNNTIKVLEEGAFESSDISDVNLGNNEIETLTLGTFNKAKIYGLNLEGNKIRELYPGIFHEMESINNVNLHNNFIEDIGTTFSNITTLWDINLSNNSIKSLQPNCFSDSPLRYIYLQDNELTEIHRDVFNHLPLQYLNLSNNKIEFIQNDSFADLTDVYNIDLSYNKLEELKPRFLIGIERKMLVIYLDHNNMNNIEPGALDEINIGSLHLTNNIIKVLKAGVFKNKNMDYVDFSNNQISNIDDGAMENFRVQTLTLSQNLLEKLTVAMFKGANVTNLNLDNNKIEHIEDGTLQQVAELSSINLSNNFIENVGKVFNNLKNIYELSLDNNKIKNIQPGSFANSKISTISLIGNQLTQIERGVFNDLPFININLVKNKISKIEDGAFATKDLRDLKLGSNKIGNLSPSSLGVIDNDQLDLSLDDNEISDIAPGSLATVTVKSLDLKNNTIKSIKRSMFKDANIAFLVLMKNEIGDVETNVFQDVKNLVFVDLSYNKFTTKVNDNLVDINIYVKPKAGLGNYTSETIEKLISASYTTGYIVE comes from the coding sequence ATGGTGACAAAGCTGTTAGTAACGGTGTTATTATCGCTTTTAGCTCTTTCAAATTGTGATCAGATTTTTGTAAGTCTCGTTCGATATTATGGAGATGGCGAAGATAATATAACAATAAACCAAATTGAAGAACTGAAACAAAATGTGTTGTTTGACCATATTAGTGCGATTGAAATTATCGATCAGAATGTTCCTAAATTACCCAACaaagttttggaaaatgttgACGTTACTTCTTTACGTATGATTAACGATAATTTGGAAGAAATTGAACCAGGAGCTTTCGATGAATCACGTCTCAATTCAATCACTATAACTGGTAACAAAATTGATGTTATCcatggaaatatatttaaaggCAAAAATATGTATGATTTAGTTCTAACTAATAACACAATCAAGGTATTAGAAGAAGGAGCATTCGAATCATCAGATATTAGCGATGTTAATCTTGGTAACAACGAAATAGAGACTCTCACTTTGGGAACGTTCAATAAGGCGAAAATCTACGGTTTAAACTTGGAGGGTAATAAAATTCGAGAATTGTATCCTGGTATTTTTCACGAGATGGAAAGTATTAATAATGTGAATCtccataataattttatagaagATATCGGaacaactttttcaaatatcacaACTTTATGGGATATCAATTTATCAAACAATTCCATCAAGTCGCTTCAACCGAATTGTTTCTCGGACTCACCTCTAAGGTATATATATTTACAAGACAACGAATTAACTGAAATTCATAGGGATGTATTCAATCATTTACCGTTGCAATATCTGaatctttcaaataataaaatcgaattCATTCAAAATGATAGTTTCGCCGATCTAACCGATGTCTACAATATCGATTTATCATATAATAAACTCGAAGAATTAAAACCTCGTTTCCTGATTGGAATAGAACGTAAAATGTTGGTCATTTATTTAGATCACAATAACATGAATAATATAGAACCAGGAGCGCTTGATGAAATCAATATCGGCTCTTTGCATTTGACAAACAACATAATCAAAGTTTTGAAAGCTGgcgtatttaaaaataaaaatatggattatgtagatttttcaaataatcaaatatccAACATTGATGATGGAGCTATGGAAAACTTCCGCGTTCAAACATTAACATTGTctcaaaatttattagaaaaactcaCAGTTGCGATGTTCAAAGGAGCTAACGTTACCAATTTGAATTTGgataacaataaaattgaacatATTGAAGACGGAACTTTGCAACAAGTTGCCGAATTGAGTAGTATTAATCTTAGTaataattttatcgaaaatgTGGGAAaggttttcaataatttaaaaaacatttacgAATTGTCTttggataataataaaattaaaaatatccaaCCAGGAAGTTTCGCAAATTCGAAAATATCTACTATTTCTTTGATCGGTAATCAATTAACTCAAATAGAAAGAGGAGTATTTAATGATTTAccttttattaatataaatctagttaaaaataaaatatcaaagatAGAGGACGGAGCTTTCGCGACTAAAGATTTGAGAGATTTAAAATTGGGAAGCAATAAAATTGGAAACCTTTCTCCTTCTTCTCTAGGTGTTATTGATAACGATCAATTAGATTTAAGTTTGGATGACAATGAGATAAGTGACATTGCACCCGGTTCTTTAGCAACAGTTACAGTAAAATCATTggatctaaaaaataatactattaaatcaattaaaaggTCAATGTTTAAAGATGCCAATATTGCGTTTTtagtattaatgaaaaatgaaattggtGATGTCGAAACAAATGTTTTTCAAGATGTTAAAAATTTGGTATTCGTCGATTtaagttacaataaatttacAACTAAAGTTAATGACAATCTTGttgatatcaatatttatgttaAGCCTAAAGCGGGGTTAGGAAATTATACTAGCGAAACTATAGAAAAGCTTATATCAGCGTCCTATACAACTGGTTATATTgtcgaataa